The following are encoded together in the Adhaeribacter arboris genome:
- a CDS encoding aldo/keto reductase, with protein sequence MKNQNRRNFLKAGTSLGASLWATSAFSFTNSEKATSGKEDKKLVTDVKYRTLGSGKHSLKVSSLGLGCMGMSWNRSFVPDRKNSISVIRKAYDMGVNFFDTAEAYGPFANEELVGEAIGPFRKKIILCSKFGFDIQNNKLTGGFNSNPNHIRQVVEQSLKRLKTDVIDLLYQHRVDPKVPMEDVAGTVKNLLKEGKVRNLGLSEAGPENIRKAHAVQPVTAIQTELSLMSREPITDIFPVCEELGIGFVPYSPLSRAYLTGYLNERTKFVPSNDNRPTLPRYTPEAIKANWSIIEFLTDFGNQRGLTPAQVSLAWLLALKPWVVPIPGTTKLAHFQENQGAANIAFTPQELNSITETISKIKIFGDRYPIRQTN encoded by the coding sequence ATGAAAAATCAAAACAGAAGAAATTTTTTAAAAGCCGGTACAAGTTTAGGAGCTTCCTTGTGGGCAACGTCAGCCTTTAGTTTCACTAACTCTGAAAAAGCAACCTCCGGTAAAGAAGATAAAAAGCTAGTAACAGATGTCAAGTACCGCACCTTGGGTTCCGGGAAGCACAGCTTAAAAGTCTCTTCTCTTGGGCTGGGTTGTATGGGAATGAGTTGGAACCGGAGCTTTGTACCGGATAGAAAAAATAGTATTTCGGTCATCCGTAAAGCCTATGACATGGGGGTAAACTTTTTTGATACCGCCGAAGCCTACGGACCCTTTGCCAATGAGGAATTAGTTGGTGAAGCAATAGGGCCATTCCGTAAAAAAATAATTCTTTGTAGCAAGTTTGGCTTTGATATCCAAAATAATAAATTAACCGGGGGATTTAACAGCAATCCTAACCATATCCGGCAAGTAGTTGAGCAATCCCTAAAAAGACTAAAAACGGATGTTATTGACTTGCTTTATCAACATAGAGTGGACCCCAAAGTGCCGATGGAAGATGTTGCCGGTACAGTTAAAAATTTATTAAAAGAAGGAAAAGTAAGAAACTTAGGATTAAGCGAAGCCGGGCCTGAAAATATCCGAAAAGCCCATGCCGTACAACCGGTTACTGCTATTCAAACAGAACTCTCTTTGATGTCTAGAGAGCCGATAACGGATATATTTCCGGTGTGCGAAGAATTGGGTATTGGCTTTGTTCCATACAGTCCACTAAGTCGGGCTTATCTCACCGGATATCTCAACGAAAGAACCAAATTTGTTCCCAGCAATGATAATCGGCCAACCCTACCGCGCTATACCCCCGAAGCTATCAAAGCCAACTGGAGCATCATTGAGTTTTTAACCGATTTTGGAAATCAAAGAGGCCTGACACCCGCTCAGGTTTCTTTGGCTTGGTTGCTGGCGTTAAAACCTTGGGTTGTTCCCATTCCGGGTACCACTAAATTGGCCCATTTCCAGGAAAACCAAGGAGCTGCCAATATTGCCTTTACCCCACAAGAGCTGAACAGCATTACCGAGACTATTTCAAAAATTAAAATTTTTGGCGACCGGTACCCGATTAGGCAAACCAATTAA
- a CDS encoding nuclear transport factor 2 family protein, with translation MKVIFLNKLVNTGMKVFILGLCFFLTSAIAASAQKKASASKTNSPHSEQEIINLSKKKWQWMADKKADTLAALFHENAMFVHMGGSWGKEQEVNIIKSGGIHYKHADIQETSVKFIGNTAILLSKIRLLAVVGGNEVTNPFIVTEVYVKEANKWTLGSLSFTRLMGN, from the coding sequence ATGAAAGTTATATTCCTTAATAAACTGGTAAATACCGGGATGAAAGTATTTATTCTGGGACTGTGTTTCTTTCTAACGAGTGCGATAGCGGCCTCCGCCCAAAAGAAAGCAAGCGCTTCTAAAACCAACAGTCCGCATTCAGAACAAGAAATCATAAACCTATCTAAGAAGAAATGGCAATGGATGGCCGATAAAAAAGCCGATACTTTGGCCGCGCTCTTTCACGAAAACGCAATGTTCGTGCACATGGGAGGCAGCTGGGGCAAGGAACAAGAAGTCAATATCATTAAAAGCGGCGGGATTCATTACAAGCACGCAGATATTCAGGAAACATCCGTGAAGTTTATTGGCAACACGGCCATTCTTTTAAGCAAAATCCGGTTACTAGCCGTCGTCGGGGGCAATGAAGTTACCAATCCCTTTATAGTTACCGAAGTGTACGTTAAAGAAGCCAATAAATGGACTTTAGGCTCCCTTTCCTTTACCCGGCTAATGGGAAATTAA
- a CDS encoding NAD(P)H-binding protein, whose translation MAKNIVRAMEETGVNRIIAISSIGIYETPLKSVLQPYRKLADVLEASGLDYTILRPTWFTNANEIDYELTQKGESKISKKSIASFIASVVQSPEKHVR comes from the coding sequence ATGGCCAAAAATATCGTCCGGGCAATGGAGGAAACAGGCGTAAACAGAATCATAGCCATTAGTTCTATTGGCATATATGAAACCCCTCTAAAATCGGTTTTACAGCCTTACCGGAAATTAGCAGATGTATTGGAAGCATCCGGGCTTGATTACACGATTTTAAGACCTACCTGGTTTACCAATGCAAACGAAATTGATTATGAACTGACCCAAAAAGGCGAATCGAAAATTTCTAAAAAAAGTATTGCCAGCTTCATTGCCAGCGTTGTTCAATCGCCTGAAAAACATGTCCGCTAA
- a CDS encoding nuclear transport factor 2 family protein translates to MKIVNNALGFLLLLLGMACSSPKNLSTAMNSNHSEQEIMNLSREKWQWMADKNVDKLAQLFHDQSKFVHMSGTWKKAEELDIIKTGSIWYKKADVHDVAVEIVDDTAILWNRITLTAVVRGNDAITEFTVTEVYKKQGNDWKLLTLTFSSVRDTHQIKH, encoded by the coding sequence ATGAAAATAGTAAATAATGCCTTGGGGTTTTTACTCCTGCTACTAGGAATGGCCTGTTCCTCCCCCAAAAACCTTTCTACCGCTATGAATAGCAACCACTCGGAGCAGGAAATAATGAATCTATCCCGGGAGAAATGGCAGTGGATGGCCGATAAAAACGTGGACAAGCTAGCTCAACTCTTTCACGATCAATCCAAATTTGTGCACATGAGTGGCACCTGGAAAAAAGCCGAAGAACTGGACATTATTAAAACCGGCAGTATCTGGTACAAGAAAGCCGATGTGCACGATGTAGCGGTAGAAATAGTGGACGACACGGCAATTCTTTGGAACCGCATCACGCTGACGGCGGTGGTGCGGGGCAATGACGCCATTACCGAATTTACGGTTACCGAAGTCTATAAAAAACAAGGAAACGATTGGAAACTGTTAACCTTGACCTTTAGCAGCGTGCGGGACACCCATCAAATTAAACATTAA
- a CDS encoding SDR family oxidoreductase, whose product MRQVIVVIGAGSIGQAIARRVSAGKPILLADLRQENTDAAAKTLRNAGFQVTTALVDVSSRDSVQALVQKATSLGAVSGVIHAAGVSPSQASPEVILKVDLYGTALVLEEFGNVIAAGGACVVIASQSGHRLPPLSVEQNRALATTPTEELLKLPFLQPGQVKDSLHAYQLSKRGNSLRVMAEAVRWGKRGARVNTISPGIIITPLAHDELQGPRGGGYRRMIEVSAAGRAGTPDEVGNVGALLMGPEGGFITGSDFLMDGGVTAAYWFGELAPQEG is encoded by the coding sequence ATGAGGCAAGTGATTGTTGTAATTGGTGCCGGGTCCATTGGTCAGGCGATTGCCCGGCGAGTAAGTGCGGGTAAGCCTATTTTGCTGGCGGATTTGCGGCAAGAAAATACCGATGCCGCCGCAAAAACGTTACGTAATGCCGGTTTTCAGGTAACAACGGCACTGGTCGATGTATCATCCCGCGATTCTGTTCAGGCGCTGGTTCAGAAAGCAACTTCTCTCGGCGCGGTTTCCGGGGTCATCCATGCTGCCGGAGTTTCTCCTTCCCAAGCCTCGCCGGAAGTAATTCTGAAAGTTGATTTGTACGGAACCGCCCTGGTGCTGGAAGAATTCGGCAATGTTATAGCGGCTGGCGGCGCTTGTGTGGTTATTGCTTCGCAGTCCGGGCATCGCCTGCCCCCGCTTTCAGTCGAACAAAACAGGGCGCTCGCTACTACCCCCACGGAGGAATTACTAAAATTACCCTTTCTTCAACCCGGACAGGTGAAAGACTCCTTGCATGCCTACCAACTTTCGAAGCGCGGCAACTCCTTGCGGGTAATGGCGGAGGCCGTTCGTTGGGGCAAACGGGGGGCGAGGGTCAATACCATTAGTCCCGGCATTATTATTACCCCACTCGCCCACGATGAATTGCAAGGCCCCCGGGGCGGCGGCTACCGCCGTATGATAGAAGTGTCGGCAGCGGGCCGGGCCGGTACACCGGACGAAGTAGGAAATGTGGGTGCTTTGCTGATGGGACCCGAGGGTGGATTTATTACCGGCAGTGATTTTTTGATGGATGGCGGCGTAACGGCTGCTTATTGGTTTGGGGAACTGGCTCCGCAGGAAGGATAA
- a CDS encoding flavodoxin — MLQLLLGFFLLFSACSSSQTEDLDGQEASYVNPDKVLIVYLSRTNNTKAIAEMIQKQVGGKLVALELEKPYPKDYRQIVDQVANENATGFLPPLKTKITTIQNYEVVFIGFPTWGMQLPPPLKSFLKEYNLSGKTIVPFNTNAGYGIGSTFETVKSLAPNSKILEGFSIKGGVERDGIYFVMEGDKAKEGEMKVKQWLQQIKILR; from the coding sequence ATGCTGCAGCTATTGTTGGGGTTCTTTCTTTTATTTTCTGCTTGCTCTTCTTCCCAAACGGAGGATCTTGATGGGCAGGAAGCCTCTTACGTAAATCCGGATAAAGTTTTAATCGTGTATTTGTCCCGGACCAACAACACGAAGGCCATCGCAGAAATGATTCAGAAACAAGTCGGTGGAAAATTGGTGGCCTTGGAGTTAGAAAAGCCTTATCCTAAAGATTACCGACAAATTGTAGACCAGGTGGCCAATGAAAATGCCACCGGCTTTTTACCGCCTTTAAAAACCAAAATTACTACTATCCAAAACTATGAGGTGGTGTTTATCGGCTTCCCGACCTGGGGCATGCAGTTACCACCCCCCCTGAAAAGCTTTTTAAAAGAATATAACCTGAGCGGAAAAACCATTGTGCCTTTTAACACCAACGCCGGCTACGGAATTGGCAGCACGTTCGAAACCGTAAAATCATTGGCTCCGAACAGTAAAATACTGGAAGGTTTTTCCATAAAAGGCGGCGTGGAAAGAGACGGAATTTATTTTGTGATGGAGGGGGATAAAGCCAAAGAAGGTGAAATGAAAGTAAAGCAATGGCTGCAGCAAATAAAAATTCTTCGATAA
- a CDS encoding carboxymuconolactone decarboxylase family protein produces MKSLKFFLLIGILVIGMTANLNAQTLMRTNQALNARQQSIVAIAAFTAKGDLTGLQKALSNGLDAGLTINESKEVLVHLYAYCGFPRSIQGINTLMAVIEARKAKGITDKTGKEATPIKDSGTKYERGKKVLKTLTGQPEKEPKTGYAAFSPEIEVFLKEHLFADIFERDILNYADRELATISTLISLGGVEPMLRGHLGIGLRVGLTELQLWQTLSLIESSVGKKEADAGKQVLSEVIKFRKE; encoded by the coding sequence ATGAAATCACTTAAATTTTTCTTACTCATAGGAATTCTGGTAATCGGGATGACCGCCAACCTAAATGCCCAAACACTCATGCGTACTAACCAAGCTTTGAATGCCCGGCAACAAAGTATAGTTGCAATAGCCGCTTTCACCGCTAAAGGAGATTTAACCGGATTGCAAAAAGCCTTGAGTAATGGTTTAGATGCTGGATTAACTATTAATGAAAGTAAAGAAGTACTGGTTCACCTGTATGCGTATTGTGGCTTTCCGCGGAGCATTCAAGGAATTAACACGTTGATGGCTGTAATAGAAGCCAGAAAGGCGAAAGGCATAACCGATAAAACAGGGAAAGAAGCTACGCCGATAAAAGATAGCGGGACTAAATACGAGCGGGGAAAGAAAGTATTGAAAACACTCACCGGCCAACCGGAAAAAGAGCCAAAAACCGGTTACGCGGCTTTCAGTCCGGAAATAGAAGTGTTTTTAAAGGAACATTTATTTGCCGATATTTTCGAGCGCGATATTTTGAATTACGCGGATCGGGAACTGGCTACTATCTCAACTTTAATAAGCCTCGGGGGAGTGGAACCGATGTTGCGCGGCCATCTCGGCATTGGCTTACGCGTCGGCCTGACTGAGTTGCAGCTTTGGCAAACACTTTCGCTCATTGAATCATCAGTTGGGAAAAAGGAAGCGGATGCGGGCAAACAGGTTCTCTCCGAAGTAATAAAATTCAGAAAAGAGTAA